A stretch of Salvelinus namaycush isolate Seneca chromosome 42, SaNama_1.0, whole genome shotgun sequence DNA encodes these proteins:
- the LOC120035040 gene encoding hydroperoxide isomerase ALOXE3-like — protein sequence MAKYKVTVHTHNIATATTMNNVFIKLVGEKGESKRTWLTSLKGLFYQDTGSREFDVVCPFSLGKLVLIELDKQPLPLFPLDDWFPSKVVVTTPERGTCQFPIYRWIMDKEVHLFREGTAKRLCDETNNLARYSRELEMKTRTEQYCWDTYKEGFPGSMKADNPLDLPREIQFSFTKATQFLFTAATGITELKLKGYSDNKKSWKNIDEISEVYLNRTVISDYAQEHWKEDEFFGYQYLNGCNPMLIRRCSELPANFPVTEDMVKPSLRGSSSLLRELQSGNIFLVDYKNLDGLKANVINKKQQYMAAPLVLLYRTPNDKLVPIAIQLKQKPAKDNPIFLPTDSEYDWLLAKIFVRSADFQEHQLNVHLLRTHLLAEVFAVALLRNMPMVHPLYKLLIPHTRYSLQINLLARAFLIADEGVFTQFAASGGEGMNEILRRSLASLTYSSLCVPEDITARGLESVPNNYYRDDGLKLWDIIHRFVEGVIGFYYKSDSEVREDQELQNWIKDIFYHGFLAQECTGISQSFSTVPEVVKFVTVVIFTCSGQHSAVNSGQYDYGGWMPNTPISLKQPPPTTKGQSTESTMLETLPDVGTTAQGMSTMWLLSKQSSDFVTLGHYPEEHFNEIPPCKMIQKFQTELKVFSETVNARNSGLPVPYTYMDPAVLENSVAI from the exons aTGGCAAAATACAAGGTgactgtgcacacacacaacatcGCAACTGCCACCACGATGAACAACGTCTTCATCAAGCTGGTTGGCGAAAAAGGAGAGAGTAAGCGCACGTGGCTCACTAGCTTGAAGGGACTCTTCTATCAAGACACA GGGTCTCGTGAATTCGACGTGGTGTGCCCCTTTTCACTCGGCAAGCTGGTGCTGATAGAGCTGGACAAACAGCCCCTCCCACTCTTCCCCCTGGATGACTGGTTCCCATCCAAGGTTGTCGTGACGACGCCAGAGAGAGGCACATGCCAGTTCCCTATCTACCGTTGGATTATGGACAAGGAGGTGCACCtgttcagagagggcacag CTAAAAGACTCTGTGATGAAACTAATAATCTTGCCAGGTACAGCAGGGAACTGGAGATGAAGACGAGAACTGAGCAGTACTG CTGGGATACCTACAAAGAGGGTTTCCCCGGCAGCATGAAGGCAGACAACCCTCTGGATCTTCCCAGAGAGATCCAATTCTCGTTCACCAAGGCCACCCAGTTCCTCTTCACCGCCGCCACTGG GATCACTGAGCTGAAACTGAAGGGGTATTCCGACAACAAGAAGAGCTGGAAAAACATTGATGAAATCAGCGAAGTCTACCTCAATAGAACTGTCATCTCAG ACTATGCACAGGAGCACTGGAAGGAAGATGAGTTTTTCGGGTACCAGTATCTGAACGGCTGCAACCCCATGTTGATCCGTCGCTGCTCGGAGTTGCCGGCAAATTTCCCCGTCACAGAAGACATGGTGAAGCCCTCTCTTCGTGGATCGTCCAGCCTCCTAAGGGAATTGcag AGCGGCAACATATTCCTGGTTGACTACAAGAACCTGGATGGATTAAAGGCAAACGTGATCAATAAGAAACAACAGTACATGGCGGCTCCTCTGGTCCTGCTCTACAGAACCCCTAATGACAAGCTGGTTCCCATCGCCATCCAG ctgaaGCAGAAGCCTGCAAAAGACAACCCCATCTTCCTTCCTACTGACTCTGAGTATGACTGGCTCCTGGCCAAGATCTTTGTGAGGAGCGCTGACTTTCAAGAGCATCAACTCAACGTCCACCTGCTGCGCACTCACCTCCTGGCTGAGGTGTTCGCCGTAGCACTGCTGCGCAACATGCCCATGGTGCACCCTCTCTACAAG CTTCTGATTCCACACACCCGCTACTCCCTCCAGATCAACCTCTTGGCCCGGGCATTTCTAATAGCTGATGAAGGAGTTTTCACTCAG TTTGCTGCTTCGGGCGGAGAGGGGATGAATGAGATCCTGAGGAGATCTTTGGCCTCATTGACCTACAGCTCCCTCTGTGTGCCGGAAGACATCACTGCACGAGGTCTGGAGTCAGTCCCCAACAACTACTACAGGGATGATGGACTCAAGCTGTGGGACATCATCCACAG GTTTGTAGAGGGAGTGATTGGTTTCTATTACAAGAGTGACTCAGAGGTCCGGGAAGACCAGGAACTACAGAACTGGATCAAGGATATATTTTACCATGGCTTCCTGGCCCAAGAATGCACAG GAATCTCTCAGTCTTTCTCCACTGTGCCAGAGGTCGTCAAGTTCGTCACCGTGGTGATCTTCACCTGCTCAGGCCAACATTCTGCTGTCAACTCTGGACAG TATGACTATGGTGGCTGGATGCCCAACACCCCCATCTCCCTGAAACAGCCACCTCCCACCACTAAGGGGCAGTCTACTGAGAGCACCATGCTGGAGACCCTCCCCGATGTCGGCACAACAGCACAGGGCATGTCCACCATGTGGCTCCTTAGCAAGCAATCCAGTGACTTT GTGACCCTTGGCCATTACCCAGAGGAGCACTTCAACGAGATACCACCCTGCAAGATGATTCAGAAATTCCAGACGGAGCTGAAGGTCTTCAGCGAGACCGTCAATGCCAGGAACTCTGGGCTACCAGTGCCATACACCTACATGGACCCTGCTGTGTTGGAGAACAGCGTGGCCATTTAG